GTTTCCGAATAGTGCTGCTGGCCCACCAAGAATGCAAACAGATCGTCATCGCGAATATTCTTGTTCGCAACTTCGCACAAATTGCCCAGGTAATCGTAATGCAATTCGTCCTTGAAGAACTTGATTACCTTCGCCTGCGTCTTGCGTTCGGGAATGTTGATATTCGGTTCGGCCATTGTCTAATTCCAATTTTACCAAAATATATATTTTCGACTACTTGGCAATGCACATTCAACAAAAGGCGACGACAGAATTGCCCGAATTTCACCAAAAACGCTCATTTTGGCCTAAAAGTGTCCGAAAGTATTAAATTTTCTACGGCATATTTGCAAAATTGCCGTAAATTTATTATATTAGGGATATGCCCAAATACGACGGAAAAGAAATTGGCAATACCGAAGGCTTCATGGTTCGCGAAAACATGAGCGCCTACCAGTATCACCAAGCCTTGCAAAAAGTCCAGTCCGGCGAACTGCTCCGCCTTCGCCCCGGAGTGTTTGCGGAGCCCGCCACGCTGGCAGATACCATGCTCGACATAGATGTTCTTGTGCCCGGCGGCGTGCTGTGCATGTATTCCGCATGGGAGCATTACGAGCTGACAACGCAAATTCCCTCCGCATTTTGCATCGCCATCCCGCGCAAACGCAAACTCGTTTTGCCCGAATTCCCTCCCGTGACGCTTTACTACTGGTCAGATCATCTGCTGGAGTTTGGAACTACGACAGCGGAGGTTCATGGTCACAAGGTGCGCGTTACCGACCTGGAACGCTCCGTCTGCGACGCCATCAAATACCGCAACAAAATCGGCTTGGATGTATGCGCCGAAATCCTGAAAGCATACCTGCATCGCACCGACAGGAACATCGCGAAACTCATAGAATATGCAAAAAAACTTAGAGTCGCCGCCACCCTGAAAACATATTTGGAAATTGGGATTTAAGATGGTTCAGGATATTGCAAAATCAGTGCGGAATCGCCTGTTAGAGCAGACAAGAAAAACGCACGGGAACTACCAGCAGGTTCTCATACGCTTCTTTCATGAACGCTTGATGTATCGGCTTGCTAAAAGCAAGCACAGGTCTTCGTTTTATTTGAAGGGCGGTTCATTACTGTTCGCTTTGAATCCTATAATTGCACGCCCGACTTTGGATGTGGACTTGCTTGGCATAAATTTCCCTTCAAAGCCAGAACTGCTCCGCTCCATGTTTGCAGATATATGTTCGCAAACGTGTCCTGAAGATGGCATTACTTTCGACATCGATTCCATTCAAGTTGAAGACATCATGAACGACAAGGAATATCTCGGACTTCATGTGAAAATACAAGCAAATCTGGATTCAATTCGCCAGTGGGTTGCCATCGACGTTGGTTTCGGAGATTCGGTTGTTGGCGTAAAAGAAATGGCATACCCCACACTTCTCGACAATTTGCCTAAAGCGAATATTTTCGTCTATTCAATTGAATCAATTGTTGCGGAAAAATTTCACGCCATGATTGCCCGCGACGAAAGCAATAGCCGGATGAAGGATTTCTTTGATGTCTATCAGATTTTGACAAATCACAAGATTGACAATCAGGTTCTTGAATCTGCCATCAAGGCGACTTTCCGCGCAAGGAAAACGAATTACACTCCCAATGCAAACCTTTTTTCTGCCAAATTCGCCCATGACGAATCAAGACTTGCACTCTGGAAAAACTTCTTGCACAAAATCAAATACACAAATCCATTGAATTTTGAAGACGTAATGAATTTGATTCGTGATAGGCTAGGAATGTACTGGACAAAAGAGATGCTGGAGTAAACATGATCATAGAATTCCCAAACTTAAGCAGCCGCTTACGACGCAGGTAAAAAGAAATAGCACGATTAAGCGGCAAAGCCAAATAAAGTAAAAGCGCATCATTCCTTTCTAGGGAATGACGCGCTTAAGTGTTATGTACCTAATATCCCTAAAATTGGCAAGGGGAGTAAGGTAATTTTACGGTTTGCCAGTTTTTTGCACTCTATATCATTTTCTTAATTTTCTCAATTAATTCAGCGGCAACGATTGACAACGATCCGCCATCATATGTTTTTTCAAGAATGATGTTCGGGGATAATTCATCATAAATTTTGGTTTTCTTATCCCAATTTTCGTCATATTCTTCAACGCCCAACATACCAACATGTTCCCAGCACAAAATTTTATCATGTGCACACCTAATGGTAAAGTCAGGAATAATGGCTTGCTTGCCAGAATAGTGTAATTCCTCTTCGTAATTAAAATGAATACCTGCATCATACAACATATTTGCAATCAAGACTTCCGACATGCTGCGAACCGGAATCCCATTTTTTGTTGTATATACCAAAGGCAAATCAAACTTATTCATTCCCAAATATTTGCCAATTTCCTGATGTATTTGGTTAGATTTTGAGCATTTTTCTAAGATCAATAATAGCAGGTCTAACAAGCCGTTTCTATAATTGATTTTTTTCTCTATTGATTCTGCGATTATATCCAAATCCGATTGTTCAATGGTATCCTTATTTTTTTTGACAATGATACATTTATCAA
This genomic stretch from Fibrobacter sp. UWB2 harbors:
- a CDS encoding nucleotidyl transferase AbiEii/AbiGii toxin family protein gives rise to the protein MGFKMVQDIAKSVRNRLLEQTRKTHGNYQQVLIRFFHERLMYRLAKSKHRSSFYLKGGSLLFALNPIIARPTLDVDLLGINFPSKPELLRSMFADICSQTCPEDGITFDIDSIQVEDIMNDKEYLGLHVKIQANLDSIRQWVAIDVGFGDSVVGVKEMAYPTLLDNLPKANIFVYSIESIVAEKFHAMIARDESNSRMKDFFDVYQILTNHKIDNQVLESAIKATFRARKTNYTPNANLFSAKFAHDESRLALWKNFLHKIKYTNPLNFEDVMNLIRDRLGMYWTKEMLE